GCCGAGATGCGGGCCAGGGGGCGGGGCAGGTCGCCCTCGCGCGCCATCGCCAGCCCGGTGCGGGAGATCCCGGCGACGAGGTTCAGCATCGAGCCCAGGCAGGCCAGGGCGGCGCCGAGCACGGCGATCCACGCCCACGGCGGCCCGAACAGCACCACGACGGCGTCCCGCACGGCGGTCGGCGAGCCGGCCAGCCGGTCCGGGCCGAGCACGGCCAGCAGGGACACGGTGAGCAGGCCGTAGAGCGCGAGCGTGGCCGCCAGCGCGCCGAGGACGGCCCGGGGGATGGTGCGGCGCGGCGAGCGCACCTCCTCGCCCAGCGTGGCGATCCGCGCGTAGCCGGCGAACGCGAAGAACAGCAGGCCGGCGCCCTGCAGGACCCCCAGCGGTCCGGGGCCGGCGCCGGGCAGGACCGCGCCGCCGTCGGGACCGGGGCCCGGGGCGCGCACCCCGGCCAGGCCGGCGACGATCACCACGGCGAGCACGAGCAGCACGGGGACCAGGATCGCGACCGTGGCCTGCACGGTGCGGGTGATCCCGGCGAGGTTCACCGCCGTCACCCCCACGACGGCGGCGATCGCCACCGCCCGGGCGGCCCCGTCCCCGGCGCCGGACGCGACGGGCACGAGGTACAGGGCGAGCGTGTAGGCCATCGCGGCGATCGAGGCGGACTTGCCGGTGACGAAGCCCCAGCCGGCCACGAACCCCGCCCAGGGCCCGAGCTGGCGGCGGCCGTACACGTAGGCCCCGCCCGAGGTGGGGTGCACCGCCGCGAGCTGGGCCGTGGAGGTGGCGTTGAGCCACGCGGTGGCCCCGGCGAGCAGCAGCGCCAGCGGCACGAGGGTCCCGGCGGCCGCGGCCGCCAGGCCGATGGAGGTGAACACGCCGGCCCCGACCATCGAGCCCACGCCGACGACGATCGCCCCGGGCAGCCCGAGGCGCCGGGCGAGGGCCGCGGGCGGCGGCGTCGGGGCGGGGGACGGGGGGACGGTCACGGTGGCTCCTGGGGGACGGGCGGCGAGGACTGCGCCGCGGGGTCGGGTGGGGACGGCCGGTGGGGCGCCGCGCGGGGACGGCGGGCCCCGGCCACCGACTAGACTCGTCCGGGGCCGGTCGGCGCCGAGGCCCCGCCGGGGTCCCGGCCGCGGACGGCTGAAGACCTACCACACCAGAGAACACACCAGATGAACATC
This genomic window from Citricoccus sp. SGAir0253 contains:
- a CDS encoding APC family permease; this translates as MTVPPSPAPTPPPAALARRLGLPGAIVVGVGSMVGAGVFTSIGLAAAAAGTLVPLALLLAGATAWLNATSTAQLAAVHPTSGGAYVYGRRQLGPWAGFVAGWGFVTGKSASIAAMAYTLALYLVPVASGAGDGAARAVAIAAVVGVTAVNLAGITRTVQATVAILVPVLLVLAVVIVAGLAGVRAPGPGPDGGAVLPGAGPGPLGVLQGAGLLFFAFAGYARIATLGEEVRSPRRTIPRAVLGALAATLALYGLLTVSLLAVLGPDRLAGSPTAVRDAVVVLFGPPWAWIAVLGAALACLGSMLNLVAGISRTGLAMAREGDLPRPLARISARTSVPWVAQLAAAGVVVVLLLTTDVLTVVGLSSFGVLVYYAVANLAAATLAERVVPGPRWLNLAGAAACAVLAATLPPASVLAMLAVFAAGIAGRALVLARRRLRRR